Proteins from a single region of Archaeoglobus neptunius:
- a CDS encoding BlaI/MecI/CopY family transcriptional regulator has translation MVREKRIEVDRISPFSPLEREIVQYIWENPGSGVSEISKGVSAPISSVAATLDRLVASGYALRKREKKDGRYRFLYYPTVSPKEAEKRVVEKILDTLMEKFGDLVIDYYHKKVLK, from the coding sequence GTGGTTAGGGAAAAAAGGATAGAGGTGGACAGGATATCTCCTTTTTCTCCTCTCGAACGGGAAATAGTCCAGTATATATGGGAAAATCCCGGTTCGGGAGTTTCAGAGATCTCGAAGGGTGTAAGCGCCCCGATTTCAAGTGTTGCGGCGACACTTGATAGGCTTGTAGCTTCTGGATACGCATTGAGGAAAAGGGAAAAAAAGGATGGAAGATACAGATTCCTGTATTATCCCACAGTTTCCCCGAAGGAAGCAGAGAAAAGAGTCGTGGAAAAGATTCTCGACACTCTCATGGAAAAATTTGGTGATCTGGTCATAGACTACTACCACAAAAAGGTGTTGAAATGA